The genomic interval TCTATGACAGCCTTTCGCTTTGCAAGAGCTTTGATCGAAAGAGGACACTGTGTGCGCATAATCACAACAAATCCTACACAAGAAGAAAGCAATGAACAAAGTAGCGGTGAAGAGTTTTATTTTGTCAAAGAAAGATATATTCCAATCGTTACAGAAATCTCTCATAAACAACATATGATTTTTGGTTCACCAGATTCTCACATTTTAGAATCTGCCCTTAAAGGTTGTGATATTGCACATTTTTATTTACCTTTTGCATTAGAAATTGCAGGTGTTCATTTGTGCAGAAAGATGAAGATTCCCTATATAAGTGCTTTTCATCTCCAACCTCAACATATCAGTTATAATATGAATATGAACTTTAAATGGTTTAATGCTTATCTTTTTAGGAGATTCTATAAAGCCTTTTATCGTTACACACATCATATCCACTGCCCAAGTCAGCTTATGGAAGAAGAAATACAAAAGGCAGGGTATGGTGGGAAAAAGTTTGTTATAAGCAATGGATTCCAAATTAATAGAGCGCAATCTTGTGTGAAGCCATTTGATGATACATTTTTTCATATTATTTCAGTGGGAAGATTCTCTAAAGAAAAGCGGCAGGATATTTTGATAAAAGCTATTACTCAAAGTAAATATGCAAACAATATCAAATTACATCTACACGGAATTGGACCAAAAGAGCAATATCTGCGCAAACTCTGCGATAAACTTTTAATCAATCCGCCTGAATTTGGTTTTATTGATAATAATATACTCATTGAAAAACTTAAATGTTGCCATTTGTATGTGCATTCTGCGGAAGTTGAAAGCGAGGCTATTTCTTGCCTAGAGGCAGTTTCTATTGGATTAGTTCCTGTTATTGCTGATTCTAAAATAAGTGCTACTACACAATTTGCTCTTGATGAAAGAAGCTTATTTAAAACAAATAATATAGCGGATTTAAGCGCAAAAATTGACTATTGGGTAGAACACTCTAAAGAACGAGAGCAGATGAAAGAGCAATATGCCAAAAGTGCATCAAAATATGCACTTGAGAAAAGTATTGATAAAATCATTAATATGTATGAAGAAGCTATCACCGATTTTACGACAAATCCTATATTATTTAAAGCCATTAACGCTTGATAAACGTTACACTCTTAAAATTATTTTTTATTTCTACATAAATATTTATATTAAAGCAAGTTTTTTTTAGATAAAATTTGAGGTTTTTAGCATTTGTATCCACATACTATTAGAGAAAGGAAAATTATGGAGCAAACACTCTCAATTATTAAGCCCGATGCTGTCAAAAAAGGTGTGATTGGCAAAATTATAGACCGCTTTGAAAGCAATAATCTCCGCATTTGTGCAATGAAGAAACTTCAACTTACTCGTTGCGATGCAGAAGCTTTTTATGCTATTCATAAAGAACGACCATTTTTTAAGGATTTGGTTGATTTTATGATAAGCGGACCAGTGGTTGTGATGGTGCTTGAAGGCAATAATGCCGTAATGAAAAATCGTGATCTTATGGGTGCAACAAACCCAAAAGAAGCAGAAGCTGGCACGATTCGTGCAGATTTTGCTCAAAGCATTGATGCAAATGCTGTGCACGGAAGTGATAGTCTTGAAAATGCAAAAAATGAAATTGCTTTTTTCTTTAGCACAAGGGAGATTTGCTAATTGAAAATTGCGATGCGAAAAATCTCCCATACTCCTAAAGATATTGCCCTTAATATTGAGGGTGTGAATTTACAAGCGCAGCTTTATCGTATGGATTCTCAAATGCTGTGCCTCAAAGGCAAAATCTACGGGGAAATAGAGCTTGTTTGCGATAATAGTGGAGAAGAGTATATTCACAAACTTGAAAATCCTTTGGTTTTGTATATTTCAGATGGTATCTGGAATGCACAAAGCCAAAGCAAAAAGCTTGATAGTTTTGAAGTTGTTGAGTTTTTTGATGGCTTTATTGATTTACATTATATTTTAGAAAGTGAAATTGAATCTATACGAAGCGATTATCACACCAAAGACTAATTTAAGGAGTAGAAATGGCAGTTCCTAAAAGACGCGTAAGCAAAACCCGAGCAGCAAAAAGACGCTCACACTACAAAATAGCTCTTGCAAAACCCATCAAAGATAAAGATGGAAGCTGGAAAATGCCTCATCATATTAATAAATTTACAGGTAGCTACAAGTAATTTATAACTCAAGGAGTGAAGATGCTAAAAATAGCCATTGATGTTATGGGTGCGGATAATGGGGTAACTCCTATCGTTCAAGGAGTTATACAGGCATTAAAATCACGTGATTTTAATGCTGTCATTATCGGTGATGAGGCGCAAATCGCTCCTCTTGTCCCCCCATATCTTCAATCGCGCGCACAAATCGTGCATTGCACAGATTATATTCGTATGGAAGAATCTGCATCTGCAGCGGCAAAACGCACACAATCTTCTATTTTTAAAACCACCGAACTTCTTAAAAATGGAGATGTAGATGCACTTGTCTCACCTGGACATAGTGGAGCAACAATGAGCCTTGCTACACTTAAAATTGGACGCATCAAAGGTGTATCACGCCCTGCAATATGCACTACTATGCCAAATACTACTGATAAACCGAGTATTATCCTTGATGCAGGAGCAAATACAGACTGCAAACCTGAATACCTCGTAGATTTTGCCATTATGGGTTATGAATATGCAAAAAATGTTATAGGATTTGAGAATCCGCGCGTAGGGCTTTTATCTAATGGTGAAGAAGATAATAAAGGAAATGAGCTTACCAAAGCTACCTTCAAACTCTTAAAAGAATTTAGTTTCTTTAAAGGCAATGTTGAAGGACGTGATATTTTTAATGGAAGTGTTGATGTTATTGTATGTGATGGATTCAGTGGGAATCTCGTGCTAAAGGCAAGTGAAGGGGTAGCGAGTGCTATGTCATCGGTGCTGAAAAAAGATATTAAATCCTGCCTATGTTCAATGTTTGGCGCACTTTTCTTACGCGGAGTATTCAAACGATTAAAGAAAAAAATGGACCATAGTGAATATGGTGGTGCCCCTCTACTCGGTGTGCAAAAAGTTGTCATCATTAGTCACGGAAGTGCTAATGCGCGCGCTATTGAATGCGCTATTTATCAAGCGCTTAATGCCATAGAATCTAATATATGTTCCAAGCTCTCTGATGCTTTTGCAAATAAACCTTCGAGCGCTCAACAATAAGGATTCTCTATGGGCAAAATATATGCTTCACTTAAATCAATTGCTTCTTATATCCCTCCCACCTGCATAAGCAATGTTGATTTTGAAAAAACACTTGATACAAATGATGAGTGGATTACCAAACGCACAGGTATTAAAACGCGTTATTTTGCCTTGCCTTCACAACAAACAAGTGACCTTGCTTATGAAGCAGGTAAAAAAGCAATAGAACGCGCAGGCATCGAACCAAAAGATATTGATGCAGTAATCGTAGCAACTCTAAGCCCTGATTATCTCACAATGCCTAGCACTGCTTGTATTACTTCCTTTAAACTCGGTATTGAAAATAAAGCCGCCTTTGATATTAGTGCGGCGTGTAGTGGATTTGTTTATCTTCTCTCTCTTGCTAAATCTTTTATAGAATCCGGCACTTATAAGCAAATCCTCATCATTGGTGCAGAAAAAACAAGTTCTGTTCTTGATTTTAGCGATAGAAGCACTTGTGTTCTTTTTGGTGATGGGGCTGGAGCGTGTGTTATAGGTAGCACAAATGACGAGAAAGCAGCTATCTTGGGCGTGAATGTAAGTGCAAATGGACGATATCAAGACTTTCTTTGCACTCCACGTGTTCATGCAACCTTTGGCGCTACTCAAGCACAAGAAAAGCAATCATTTATTCAAATGAAAGGCAATGAAACCTTTAAAGTTGCTGTGAAAACGCTTGTATCAGAAGTAAAAGAGATTCTAAATACCCATCACATAAACCCTCAAGATGTATCATTTTTTATTCCTCATCAAGCAAATTTACGTATTATTAATGCAGTGGGAGAGAATCTAAACTTCACTCCAGAACAAATCGTT from Helicobacter hepaticus ATCC 51449 carries:
- a CDS encoding glycosyltransferase family 4 protein is translated as MIIAIVVDSYKDRSNGTSMTAFRFARALIERGHCVRIITTNPTQEESNEQSSGEEFYFVKERYIPIVTEISHKQHMIFGSPDSHILESALKGCDIAHFYLPFALEIAGVHLCRKMKIPYISAFHLQPQHISYNMNMNFKWFNAYLFRRFYKAFYRYTHHIHCPSQLMEEEIQKAGYGGKKFVISNGFQINRAQSCVKPFDDTFFHIISVGRFSKEKRQDILIKAITQSKYANNIKLHLHGIGPKEQYLRKLCDKLLINPPEFGFIDNNILIEKLKCCHLYVHSAEVESEAISCLEAVSIGLVPVIADSKISATTQFALDERSLFKTNNIADLSAKIDYWVEHSKEREQMKEQYAKSASKYALEKSIDKIINMYEEAITDFTTNPILFKAINA
- the rpmF gene encoding 50S ribosomal protein L32; translated protein: MAVPKRRVSKTRAAKRRSHYKIALAKPIKDKDGSWKMPHHINKFTGSYK
- the ndk gene encoding nucleoside-diphosphate kinase — its product is MEQTLSIIKPDAVKKGVIGKIIDRFESNNLRICAMKKLQLTRCDAEAFYAIHKERPFFKDLVDFMISGPVVVMVLEGNNAVMKNRDLMGATNPKEAEAGTIRADFAQSIDANAVHGSDSLENAKNEIAFFFSTREIC
- the plsX gene encoding phosphate acyltransferase PlsX gives rise to the protein MLKIAIDVMGADNGVTPIVQGVIQALKSRDFNAVIIGDEAQIAPLVPPYLQSRAQIVHCTDYIRMEESASAAAKRTQSSIFKTTELLKNGDVDALVSPGHSGATMSLATLKIGRIKGVSRPAICTTMPNTTDKPSIILDAGANTDCKPEYLVDFAIMGYEYAKNVIGFENPRVGLLSNGEEDNKGNELTKATFKLLKEFSFFKGNVEGRDIFNGSVDVIVCDGFSGNLVLKASEGVASAMSSVLKKDIKSCLCSMFGALFLRGVFKRLKKKMDHSEYGGAPLLGVQKVVIISHGSANARAIECAIYQALNAIESNICSKLSDAFANKPSSAQQ
- a CDS encoding beta-ketoacyl-ACP synthase III, which codes for MGKIYASLKSIASYIPPTCISNVDFEKTLDTNDEWITKRTGIKTRYFALPSQQTSDLAYEAGKKAIERAGIEPKDIDAVIVATLSPDYLTMPSTACITSFKLGIENKAAFDISAACSGFVYLLSLAKSFIESGTYKQILIIGAEKTSSVLDFSDRSTCVLFGDGAGACVIGSTNDEKAAILGVNVSANGRYQDFLCTPRVHATFGATQAQEKQSFIQMKGNETFKVAVKTLVSEVKEILNTHHINPQDVSFFIPHQANLRIINAVGENLNFTPEQIVVSIQKYGNTSAASIPMAMNDLYEEKKLKYGDLMLLDALGGGLTWGSALVHFGGTN